The following coding sequences are from one Burkholderia stabilis window:
- a CDS encoding TIGR00366 family protein, giving the protein MIQRISRFFTQVVHRVLPDPLIFAILLTIVTFALAFGLTPNTPVQLTTMWGSGFWNLLAFSMQMVMILVTGHALASSPPVKRMLVALASTARTPGQGVMLVAFVGALACAINWGFGLVLGAMLAREVARRVAGSDYRLLVASAYMGFLSWHGGLSGSVPLVAATKGNPMEKTIGLIPVSQTIFTGYNAFITIGLIVMLPFLARMMMPKPGDVVSVDPALLAEPPSVERKLGPDATFAERLEESRLLSIFVAALCGAFLVLRFVQKGFALDIDTVNLAFLAAGILLHRTPMAYARAVAGAARGASGIMIQFPFYAGIQALMDHSGLAGVITKWFVDIANVHTFPLLAFLSSAVINFAVPSGGGHWVVQGPFVMPAAQALGADLGKAAMAIAYGEAWTNMAQPFWALPALAIAGLGVRDIMGYCVTTLLFSGVVFVAGMYLF; this is encoded by the coding sequence TTGATTCAGCGCATTTCACGCTTCTTCACGCAGGTGGTCCACCGCGTGTTGCCCGACCCATTGATTTTCGCGATCCTGCTGACGATCGTGACCTTCGCGCTCGCGTTCGGCCTCACGCCGAATACGCCCGTGCAGCTCACGACGATGTGGGGTTCGGGTTTCTGGAACCTGCTCGCGTTCTCGATGCAGATGGTGATGATTCTCGTCACCGGCCACGCACTCGCGAGCTCGCCGCCCGTCAAGCGCATGCTCGTTGCGCTGGCAAGCACGGCCCGCACGCCGGGGCAGGGCGTGATGCTCGTCGCGTTCGTCGGCGCGCTCGCCTGCGCGATCAACTGGGGCTTCGGGCTGGTGCTCGGCGCGATGCTCGCGCGTGAAGTGGCGCGCCGCGTGGCCGGCAGCGATTACCGGCTGCTCGTCGCATCCGCGTACATGGGCTTCCTGAGCTGGCATGGCGGGCTGTCGGGCTCGGTCCCGCTCGTCGCGGCCACGAAGGGCAATCCGATGGAAAAGACCATCGGGCTGATTCCCGTGTCGCAGACGATCTTCACCGGCTACAACGCGTTCATCACGATCGGGCTGATCGTGATGCTGCCGTTTCTCGCGCGGATGATGATGCCGAAGCCGGGCGACGTCGTCAGCGTCGATCCGGCGCTGCTCGCCGAGCCGCCGAGCGTCGAGCGCAAGCTCGGCCCCGACGCGACGTTCGCCGAGCGGCTGGAAGAGAGCCGCCTGCTGTCGATCTTCGTCGCGGCGCTGTGCGGGGCATTCCTCGTGCTGCGATTCGTGCAGAAGGGTTTCGCGCTCGACATCGACACCGTGAACCTCGCGTTTCTCGCGGCCGGCATCCTGCTGCACCGTACGCCGATGGCCTATGCGCGCGCGGTGGCCGGTGCGGCGCGCGGTGCGTCGGGGATCATGATCCAGTTTCCGTTCTACGCGGGCATCCAGGCGCTGATGGATCACTCGGGGCTCGCGGGCGTGATCACGAAGTGGTTCGTCGATATCGCGAACGTGCACACGTTCCCGCTGCTCGCATTCCTCAGCTCGGCCGTGATCAATTTCGCGGTGCCGTCGGGCGGCGGCCACTGGGTCGTGCAGGGCCCGTTCGTGATGCCGGCCGCGCAGGCGCTCGGCGCCGATCTCGGCAAGGCCGCGATGGCGATCGCCTACGGCGAGGCGTGGACCAACATGGCGCAGCCGTTCTGGGCGCTGCCCGCGCTGGCGATCGCCGGGCTCGGCGTGCGCGACATCATGGGGTACTGCGTGACGACGCTGCTGTTCTCGGGCGTCGTGTTCGTCGCGGGGATGTATCTGTTCTGA
- a CDS encoding MFS transporter codes for MSTQHAQALPSAAGDASASLNRLLFRKLMPLLIAAYVISFLDRTNIAFAKHSMGVDLGISSAAYGLGAGLFFLTYAFFEIPSNLIMHRVGARFWITRIMVTWGALSIAMAFVSGETSFYVMRLLLGAAEAGLFPGVMLYLTYWFGREERARATGYFLLGVCIANIVGGPLAGALIELDGTLGFHGWQWLFVVEGIPAILLAFVVWTRLPDRPSTAPWLSPETGRALERTLAAEQDAGVDTHGGHAFGAALRDPQIWLAIFVYFCHQLTIYTVIFFLPGIIGASGRFSPFAVGLLTALPWLAAAVGAATLPRFARESRHSRRMLCAGLVVMAAGMVGAAHTSPVAGLACVCVAASMFFVVQSIVFTFPSSRLGGSALAGGLGLVNTCGLLGGFVGPTVVGAIEQATGNAKNGLTLLAAALIVAAFASLALRHGHERSEARSHG; via the coding sequence ATGTCCACTCAACACGCTCAGGCCTTGCCTTCCGCCGCCGGCGACGCGAGCGCGTCGCTGAACCGGCTGCTGTTCCGCAAACTCATGCCGCTGCTGATCGCCGCGTACGTGATCAGCTTCCTCGACCGCACCAACATCGCGTTCGCCAAACACTCGATGGGGGTCGATCTCGGCATTTCATCCGCCGCGTACGGGCTCGGCGCGGGCCTGTTCTTCCTGACCTATGCGTTCTTCGAGATCCCGAGCAACCTGATCATGCATCGCGTCGGCGCGCGCTTCTGGATCACGCGGATCATGGTCACGTGGGGCGCATTGTCGATCGCGATGGCGTTCGTCAGCGGCGAGACGTCGTTCTACGTGATGCGCCTGCTGCTGGGCGCCGCCGAAGCGGGCCTGTTTCCCGGCGTGATGCTGTATCTGACGTACTGGTTCGGCCGCGAGGAACGTGCGCGCGCAACCGGCTATTTCCTGCTCGGCGTGTGCATCGCCAACATCGTCGGCGGGCCGCTCGCCGGCGCGCTGATCGAACTCGACGGCACGCTCGGCTTCCACGGCTGGCAATGGCTGTTCGTCGTCGAAGGCATTCCGGCGATCCTGCTCGCGTTCGTCGTGTGGACGCGATTGCCGGATCGCCCGAGCACCGCGCCGTGGCTCTCCCCGGAAACCGGCCGCGCACTCGAGCGCACGCTGGCCGCCGAACAGGATGCGGGCGTCGACACGCACGGCGGCCACGCGTTCGGCGCCGCGTTGCGCGATCCGCAGATCTGGCTCGCGATCTTCGTGTACTTCTGCCATCAGTTGACGATCTATACGGTGATCTTCTTCCTGCCTGGCATCATCGGCGCGTCGGGACGCTTTTCTCCGTTCGCGGTCGGCTTGCTGACCGCGCTGCCCTGGCTCGCCGCAGCGGTCGGGGCGGCGACGCTGCCGCGCTTTGCGCGCGAGTCGCGCCATTCACGCCGGATGCTGTGCGCGGGGCTGGTCGTGATGGCGGCCGGCATGGTCGGCGCCGCGCATACGTCGCCGGTCGCGGGGCTCGCCTGCGTGTGCGTGGCCGCGTCGATGTTCTTCGTCGTGCAGTCGATCGTGTTCACGTTTCCGTCGTCGCGGCTCGGCGGCAGCGCACTGGCCGGCGGGCTCGGGCTCGTGAATACGTGCGGGCTGCTCGGCGGCTTCGTCGGACCGACCGTCGTCGGCGCGATCGAGCAGGCCACCGGCAACGCGAAGAACGGGCTGACGCTGCTGGCGGCCGCGCTCATCGTCGCGGCGTTCGCGAGCCTCGCCCTGCGTCATGGACACGAACGGTCCGAAGCGCGGTCGCACGGTTGA
- a CDS encoding 3-keto-5-aminohexanoate cleavage protein, which yields MANARKVIITCAPTGAIHTPSMSPYLPVTPHEIETAAVAAAQAGAAILHLHARNPSDGKPTQDPAVFAEFLPRIKAQTDAVINLTSGGSPHMTVDERLQPALHFQPEVASLNMGSMNFGLYPMLERFRELKHPWEREHLEKSRDLVFKNTFADIETILTRCGANGTRFEFECYDISHLYNLAHFVDRGLAKPPFFVQSVFGLLGGIGAHPEDLMHMRRTADRLFGDDYVWSILGAGRNQIPLATIGAAQGANVRVGLEDSLWIAPGKLAESSAAQVLKMRQVLEGLSLEIATPAEARAMLALKGGDAVNF from the coding sequence GTGGCAAACGCTCGCAAAGTCATCATCACCTGCGCCCCGACCGGCGCGATCCATACGCCGTCGATGTCGCCCTACCTGCCCGTGACGCCGCACGAGATCGAGACGGCCGCCGTCGCGGCCGCGCAGGCCGGCGCGGCGATCCTGCACCTGCACGCGCGCAACCCGTCCGACGGCAAGCCGACGCAGGATCCGGCCGTGTTCGCGGAATTCCTGCCGCGCATCAAGGCGCAGACCGATGCGGTCATCAACCTCACGTCGGGCGGCAGCCCGCACATGACGGTCGACGAGCGGCTGCAGCCCGCGCTGCATTTCCAGCCCGAGGTCGCCTCGCTGAACATGGGCTCGATGAACTTCGGGCTGTATCCGATGCTCGAGCGTTTTCGCGAGCTGAAGCATCCGTGGGAACGCGAACATCTCGAGAAGAGCCGCGACCTCGTCTTCAAGAACACGTTCGCCGACATCGAAACGATCCTCACGCGCTGCGGCGCGAACGGCACGCGTTTCGAATTCGAGTGCTACGACATCTCGCACCTGTACAACCTCGCGCATTTCGTCGACCGCGGGCTCGCGAAGCCGCCGTTCTTCGTCCAGAGCGTGTTCGGCCTGCTCGGCGGCATCGGCGCGCACCCGGAGGACCTGATGCACATGCGCCGCACGGCCGACCGCCTGTTCGGCGACGATTACGTGTGGTCGATCCTCGGCGCCGGCCGCAACCAGATTCCGCTCGCGACGATCGGCGCCGCGCAGGGCGCGAACGTGCGCGTCGGGCTCGAGGATTCGCTGTGGATCGCGCCGGGCAAGCTCGCGGAATCGAGCGCCGCGCAGGTATTGAAGATGCGGCAAGTCCTTGAAGGCCTGTCGCTGGAGATCGCGACACCGGCCGAGGCGCGCGCGATGCTCGCCCTCAAGGGCGGCGACGCGGTGAATTTCTGA
- a CDS encoding SDR family oxidoreductase, translated as MTASDLLKPYDGLRVLVTGGASGIGLDIADAFAECGARVHVCDASQAAIAALADRPPRAGAGAIGATLADVSDPAAVERVFADVSATLGGLDVLVNNAGIAGPTGGIDEIDPVQWEQTIAINLTAQFQFARLAVPLLRESKHGGAIIALSSVAGRLGYAFRTPYAATKWAVVGLVKSLAIELGPLGIRVNAIQPGIVRGPRMRRVIEARAQQLGIGYDEMEQRYLEKISLRRMTDPAEIAATALFLCSPGGHGITGQAISVCGNVEVL; from the coding sequence ATGACAGCTTCCGACCTGCTGAAACCCTATGACGGCCTGCGCGTTCTCGTGACGGGCGGCGCATCGGGCATCGGCCTCGACATCGCCGACGCGTTCGCGGAGTGCGGTGCGCGCGTGCATGTATGCGACGCGTCGCAAGCCGCGATCGCGGCACTCGCCGACCGGCCGCCTCGCGCCGGCGCCGGTGCGATCGGCGCGACGCTGGCCGACGTATCCGATCCGGCCGCCGTCGAGCGCGTGTTCGCCGACGTATCGGCCACGCTCGGCGGCCTCGACGTGCTGGTCAACAACGCGGGCATCGCGGGCCCGACCGGTGGCATCGACGAGATCGACCCCGTGCAGTGGGAGCAAACCATCGCGATCAACCTGACCGCGCAATTCCAGTTCGCGCGCCTCGCCGTGCCGCTGCTGCGCGAATCGAAGCACGGCGGCGCGATCATCGCGCTGTCGTCGGTCGCGGGCCGGCTCGGCTACGCGTTCCGCACGCCCTACGCGGCGACCAAGTGGGCCGTGGTCGGCCTCGTGAAAAGCCTTGCGATCGAGCTCGGGCCGCTCGGCATCCGCGTGAATGCGATCCAGCCCGGCATCGTGCGCGGCCCACGGATGCGCCGCGTGATCGAGGCGCGCGCGCAGCAGCTCGGCATCGGCTACGACGAAATGGAACAACGCTATCTCGAGAAGATCTCGCTGCGGCGCATGACCGATCCGGCCGAGATCGCCGCGACCGCGCTGTTCCTGTGCTCGCCGGGCGGGCACGGGATCACCGGACAGGCGATTTCCGTCTGCGGCAACGTCGAAGTGCTCTGA
- a CDS encoding GntR family transcriptional regulator, whose product MAPRIVPPALKAIEQETMADKVYQQLREALMSGRFAPGQALSLRSVAEAVGSSTMPVRAALTRLRAERALVDGPNRALVVPPMTLDMLDELRDVRIALEGCIAERACARMTDPQVAAVRKTCETMQAHVEAGRSRAYLQSNFAFHSAIYAHGASENTLAIVENLWMRVGPFLNMVALDIPHMRRSMDAHRAIVDALERRDGAGVRAGIALDIGGAAHDLAETLRAEQTPRTVNAKP is encoded by the coding sequence GTGGCGCCTCGTATCGTCCCGCCTGCACTGAAAGCCATCGAGCAGGAAACGATGGCCGACAAGGTCTACCAGCAACTGCGCGAAGCGCTGATGAGCGGCCGTTTCGCGCCCGGCCAGGCACTGAGCCTGCGCAGTGTCGCGGAAGCCGTCGGCTCGTCGACGATGCCCGTCCGCGCGGCGCTCACGCGGCTGCGCGCCGAACGTGCGCTGGTCGACGGCCCGAACCGCGCGCTCGTGGTGCCGCCGATGACGCTCGACATGCTCGACGAACTGCGCGACGTGCGGATCGCGCTCGAAGGCTGCATCGCCGAGCGCGCATGCGCGCGGATGACCGACCCGCAGGTCGCCGCCGTGCGCAAGACCTGCGAAACGATGCAGGCGCATGTCGAGGCCGGCCGCTCGCGCGCTTACCTGCAGAGCAATTTCGCCTTCCACAGCGCGATCTACGCGCACGGCGCGAGCGAAAACACGCTCGCGATCGTCGAGAACCTGTGGATGCGCGTCGGGCCGTTCCTCAACATGGTCGCGCTCGACATCCCGCACATGCGGCGTTCGATGGACGCGCACCGCGCGATCGTCGATGCGCTCGAACGGCGCGACGGCGCGGGCGTGCGGGCCGGCATCGCACTCGACATCGGCGGCGCCGCGCACGACCTCGCCGAGACGCTGCGGGCCGAACAGACGCCGCGGACCGTCAACGCGAAACCGTAG